The Syngnathus typhle isolate RoL2023-S1 ecotype Sweden linkage group LG16, RoL_Styp_1.0, whole genome shotgun sequence genome includes a region encoding these proteins:
- the LOC133169526 gene encoding cofilin-2, which produces MASGVTVNDEVIKVFNDMKVRKSHRSPDEVKQRKKAVLFCLSDDRKKIIVEENKQILVGDIGETVDDPYACFVKLLPLDDCRYGLYDATYETKESKKEDLVFIFWAPEGAPLKSKMIYASSKDAIKKKFTGIKHEWQVNGLDDIQDRSTLAEKLGGNVVVSLEGQPL; this is translated from the exons ATG GCATCAGGTGTGACGGTGAATGACGAGGTCATCAAGGTGTTCAACGACATGAAGGTGCGCAAGTCGCACAGGTCGCCGGATGAGGTGAAGCAGCGTAAGAAGGCGGTGCTCTTCTGCCTCAGCGACGACCGCAAGAAGATCATCGTGGAGGAGAACAAACAGATCCTGGTGGGCGACATTGGCGAGACGGTGGACGACCCCTACGCCTGCTTCGTCAAGCTCCTCCCGCTTGATGACTGCCGATATGGACTCTATGATGCCACCTACGAGACAAAGGAGTCCAAGAAGGAGGATCTGGTCTTCATCTTCTG GGCCCCCGAGGGTGCGCCTCTCAAGAGCAAGATGATCTACGCCAGCTCCAAAGACGCCATCAAGAAAAAGTTTACAG GCATCAAGCACGAATGGCAGGTGAACGGGCTGGACGACATCCAGGACCGCAGTACACTGGCCGAGAAGCTGGGCGGCAACGTGGTGGTGTCCCTGGAAGGGCAGCCGCTGTAA